From Fusobacterium varium:
AAAATGGTTAACTGATACTTTTGGAAGTAATGCAATTCCTTCATTTGATAATTTTAATTTTGGAAATGGAATAGGAAATATAATAAGTGGTGCTTTAGGTGGAGGAACGGAAGGAAATCTTGGAAGCATGATAGGAAGTGGAATAGGAACAGCAGTAGGTGGACCAGTAGGAAGTATTGTAGGCGGAGCTATTGGAAGTATTGGTGGAAGCATATTTGGAAGTAAGAGTAAAAAGAAGAAAAAAAGAGAAGAAAGAAAAAGAAAGGCTGCTCAGGAAAGATTGCAAAGAGGATTAATATCTGGACAGTACAAATGGCAGGATGTTATAGAAGCATATAATGAAGATCTTTTAAAACTGGGAACAGGAAGCTATATGGATCTTTATGATAAGGTTTCTGCAAATACAGATTATGATAATGTCTTATCAAGTCTTAATGGTGCAAAATCTGGTTCTGATGGAGTGAGTATGACAACTCTTAAGCAATTGATGCCACAGTACAATGAACAACAGATAATGGATTGGTTCAAATCTTTAACAGGTGGAGCAGTGCTAAAAGGAGATATTTTAAGTACAGGAGAAGGAAAATATGGAGCTATTGATATTGGAGAACTTGCAAAGCAAGTTACAAATGCAAATAGAGATCTTGAAAAAACGCTTAAAACAACAATTAAGGGAATTATAAATTTTTCAGCAGATAGCTTGGCAGCAGTTGTTAAAAAAGGCTTTTTTGGAGGAATGGAAGACCTTGGAAATGATATTGAAAGTATGCTTGCTGAAAGCTTGAAAAATACTTTTGTTAATACTGAAATGTCAAAAAGTTTATTTAATGGAATGTCAGATAAAGTATCAGATGTAGTAAAAGAAATGTTTGTAAAAGATGGTAATTTGGGAATTGATCTTGAAACAGGAGATTTAGAAAATTTATCACTGACACAATATATGGAGCTTATAAAAAAATATACAGAAATTTCCAATGAAAAACTTGAAGAACTATTTCGAGAATTAGGATTGAATATGGATAACTTAACAGGCAGCATGAATAATTTAAATAAAAATATGAGTAAAAATACAGTTCAAGGAATGGCTACAAATTTATGGAGATATAATTTAGGGCAAAATATGACAAGTGAATTTAATGGTGTATTTGAAGTTGAGATACCAATAATTCTTGGAGACCAGTTATTGGATAAGAGAATAATAAAAATAACAAGTGACAGCATAAGAAAGGCAAGGAGGAATAAGTTTTAATGAGGACAGAAATTATAAAAGCAGATAACAGCAATCATATAATAACAATAACAAAAAAAGAAGAAGAAATAACGATTGAATTCGATTTTGAACTTGTTCCTGAAACAGCACCTCGCTTCACTCTTCCATTATGGGCAATAGGAAAAGAGGAAGAATATGAGTTTGAAGGTGGATTTGTACTTAAAGCTGATAATACAGGAACAAGAGATATTCTTTATAATCTTTTAGCAAGAATAAAAGGACATAGAGAACTTATATTTGTCTGTAAAACAGCAGATAAATATAAAGGACAGTTCAGCTATATTTCTCAGGCATTAAAAGATAATGGAATAATTATGAATGGAATAAGATTAAACTGTATAGCAAATATTGATAATACAAATTTTGCTACAATGTTAAATAGTGTAAGAAATCATCAAGGAAATCTAATTGTTTCCACTACATTTGATACCAAGAGAAAGAAAATATTTAATATTACAACAGTTCCATTAACAGATATAGAATATCTTCTTTACCCTAATGTGTACTGCAATACTGTAGAGGAATTTGAAAAGATTTTATACAGTGATATAGGAGGTTATAAAACATTTACAGTATCAGGAAAGGACTACATAGTTATATTGAAAGATGAAGTGAATGAAAGCTCTCAAACAGCAATAATTAATGGAGCAGTAAAAGATTGTAAAATATATTCTTTCAGTTTAGAGGAGGTATAGATAATGAGAAAATTTTTACTTAAATATGAACTTCTTGATAATGAAGGATTATGGAAAGATTTTACAGAACAGGTTGTTGGAACTACAACTATAAATCTTGGAAACATAGCTGAAGTTGGAAGTGAAGATTTTGGAATAGACAGTTTAAAGAAATTTGCTAATCTCACTATTCATAACAATAAAAATAAAAGGCTTACAACAGGACCAATTTTATCAACCAATCAATTTCAGTTAGGGAGAAGAGTAAGAATAAAAGTAAGAACAGCAAAATCTACAAATCACTACAATTTAAATTTGACTGGAGAAGATAAGACCTATCTTCTTCTAAAAAATATAAAAGGAGTAGAGGAAATAGATTTGGTAAGTATTTATGATGGAGAACATTCATTATCTCCAGCAGAAGCTGATCTAAAAATAGAAAATACTTCTCAAATGGCAAATGGTTTGTATGTATATTTTAATAGAATAGTCAAACAATATGAAACAATAGGTTTTTTAATAATAACAACAGCAAGTGATCTTGATGCTGATAGAACAGAATTTGAAGGGACTGGGGCAAGAGAGTATTTTATTCCAAATGTAGACCCAGATATTGTAGAAGTCCTAGGTTGCTATAAATATTCATATCTTCCTTGGAGTATTGGATACTTTTCAAGAAAATATTTTTCTGATACTTATGGAGTAGAATATCTCTATTTTGCTAAAGAGGATGACCCAGATAATTTTCCATATTATATAGAAAATGTGGTGAGAGAGCAAAATGGAATAAAGATAAAATTAAATACTGAACTTCCAGTAAATGAAAGAATGGTAATTGGACTATTTTTTAATACTGCTGAAGATATCATAATATTCGATGGAAAAATAAGACGGTATGAGGGAAGAGGGTATCATAATGTTTCTCTTGAATGTCAAGATTTTTCATATGACCTTGATGTTATGGCAATAAATAAGACATACTCTAAAGGAGTTACATTCGAAAATACAATAAAGCAAATATTGATTGATAACAAAAGAGAAGATATAGAATTTCTATATGATCCTTATAATACTGCTACATTAACAGAAGATTATAGCATTGAGGATACAACTATCTGGGATTCTATACAAAAACTTGCATTGTCAAAAGGATGGAGCTTGTACTTTAGGTATGATAGAACTAAAAACAAACAGGTACTGATTTTTGAAGATACAGTTTCAGCAAGTTATATAACTTATCAGCTTCTTAGAGGAGATGTAGTTGGAGAATTTAATTATGTAGGAGACTTGACAAGGGTAAGGAATATTGTGTCAGTTGTATATAAGGATCAGAATGATAATAATAAAGTAAAAACAATAGAACTCAAAGATGAAGACTCAATACTTAGATATAGAGAAAACAGGCTAACACTAGGACTTGATTTAACAGAAAATTTAATAACTACAAATGATATGGCCATGAAATTGGCAACTCAGGCATTAAAGGACTTAAAAGATCCAGTGGTGAATTATACAATTGAAACAACTTTAATGCCTAAGTTAAAGCTTAATGATGAATTGTGGTATATACATGAAAACTTAACAGAGAGACCATTGTTTTTAAGAGCTTATTCCATTGAACATTCAATTTCAGTTGGGGATACAGGAGAACTTCAATGTAATACCATTATTACAGGTGGAGGAAAAATTCAGTATAAACTTAATGAATGGTTGTATAATGACAGCAAAATAAAAGATGATAAAGAGATAATTATAATATAGGGAGGGAAAATGGCACTTAATAAAGGAAGATTAGAAGAAATAGCAACAACAATAGCTTTGATGTATGACCCAGAGGTTTATTCAAAATTAAAAACAGAAATAAATAAACCTATGGCAGATGTTCCAGCAGGTCATGCTTTGAATATCAACTGGGACAATATTATAAATTCATATAAGATAATAAAGGACTTTCTAAAAGAAACTCTATATAAAGAAGATATGTCAATGGAAAATATTGGAAATAAACTTGTACAAAGAGGGGCAAATGGGGGGATAAGGGTAGGAGATGTATATTGTGGAAATATAATAACATCAACAGTAGCTACAAATAATTTTGTTCCTCAAATAGCATACAAAGATAATAATGGATATATTCAATTTTGTAATGATAAAGAAAAATTTCAAAATTGGGTAGAAATACAAAAATTAATAAGCTGGAAGAAAATATGGAGTGGGTCCCAACAAGGAGATGTAACACATGAAGATATATCAAAATATAATGAAATTCTATTTATATGGACAGGATATAATAATCGGGTTATTTCTTTAAGTACTCCAATGGATGCTTGGCTAACATATAATCAGGTAACAATGGTACAAAGGGGTGGAGAGGATGGAGATAGAGATTATGATGGATATGTAACAAGGATATCAAACACAGTTACTAGAATTAAGCAACGAGAAAATGTTCATGTTTTTAAAGCAATATATGTTAGATAAAACAAAGGAGGAAAAGTTTAATGAAAAAAGGAAATATTTCTTTAAACATAAATGCTGATGTAATAGAGGGACCAAGAGGCCTTTCTATAAAAGAATTAAAATATAAAGAAACCTTAGCTGATGGAAGCAATGCTTATGATGTTATAAGAGAAGATAATAATATTATAGGAGAAATAACAGCTAAAAAAGGAGATAAAGGAAATACAGGAGAAAAGGGAGATACTGGCAGAGGAATATTAAGTGTTACTAAAAAAAGTGAAATAGATGAAATTAATTATTATGAGATACTTTATACAGATGGGACAACACAAGAATTTACAGTTGAAGATGGATATAACGCTTATCAGGTAGCGGTAAAAAATGGTTATGAAGGAACAGAAGAAGAATGGCTACTATCTCTCATAGGAAGAGGGTTAGAATTTCAATGGGAAGGAACTAGATTAGGTGTAAGAGTAGAGAGAGAAACAGAATATCAATATAGTAATGACTTGAAAGGTGAAAAAGGTGATAGAGGAGATATTGGACCTGGAAATATTCTCTCTATTGGAAAAGTTGAAAAAGGAGAAGACCCTCAAGTAATAATAGAAGGAGAAAGTCCAGAACAAGTATTGAATTTTGTATTGCCTAAAGGAGATAAAGGTGAAACTGGAGAAAAGGGAGAACAAGGGGAAAAAGGAATAAAAGGAAATGGCATAGTAAGAACTCAATTTGTAAAGGAAGATAATGAGAAAGTATACTATAAATTTATATATGATGATGGGTCTGAATTTCAGTGGTCAACTTGGAAAGGAGAAGCAGGTGTTTCAGGAACAGGAGCAACTGCTGGAGATATTGTTGATACATTGGATAGAACAGTAGAAACTCCAGAAAATTGGTTATCACTTGAAAATTATAGAGCTATAAATATATTAGATTATCCTGAGATGAAAGATAAAATAAAAACTATAAACACATACTGGGAAAATATTGTTCCAAAGGATTTGACAGGAACAGATGATTCAAGATTTACAATGGAATGGGCTTATTTTGATATGAATGGAAATAAATATTCACTGCCATCTCAAAAATTAATAGCAGGAATCAAAGGTGGAAATCATAAACCTGAAAAAATAATTCTTCCATATGGCTCTAATCAGCCAATAATACAAGGAGCTGGAAATTATAAGATAGCAGTAGCTTTTGGTGGCAGCATTATAAGAGAATTAATAGCTAACAATGAAAATATATTATGTATTGTTGACTTAAGATTTAAATCTCATGTTAGAGATCAATATGGAAATACTATATGGAGTTGGAATGAAATAGTTAATAGTTCAGGATTTCATACTAATAATTATCAAGTAGGAAAGGCTCAAAAATCAGTCCATAATCTTTTAAGTAAATCAAAAGGGACAACAGATATAAGAATTGCTGTTGGAATGCAATATAATCAAATGGCAATGGAAACGGGAATGTTAACATCATATCAAAATATTGATGATGCAAGAGATCCTAATTATATTGGATTTATAATTGACTCAAATGAAAATGATTTAGAAATTGAAATTTATAAAATGGAAATGTGGATTCTTAAAAATGGAAATGAAGAATATATAGACTTGTCTCCAAATAAATTAATGCCTAATTTTACACCATATTGGGAGGATTCAGCAAATAGTGGAGGAGATTTTGCTGATATTGATAAATATTTTTATCTGGAACAAAATTTGAAAAGGCAAATCTATTTAGGGAAAAAAGCAACAAGGTTATGAAAAATTTGAAAAAATAATATTACAAGTGAGGTGATATTTATAAAAATACAGAAAATAATAAAAAATATTGATTTAAATAAAATTATGTTTGTGATAACTCTAAATGAAATATCAGGAAATGAAAATATTATATGCAGATTTAGTTATGCTGGAGGAATATCAGGCTATAGTTTTGGCAGAAGTCAGTTTGATATAAAACATAATTCAAAAGCTAGAAATTTTTTAAAAGAAAAATGTGGATTTACAATAGGTGATATTGACAGATTGTTAAGGTTAGATAAAGAAATAGGTGATCTTAATAACAAATTAAAAGATTATAGAGAAGATATAGATAGATTGGATAAGAAACACATTGAAGAAATGGTAAATTATGTAGCATCTCTTACTGAATTACCAGAATTTGAAAATGAAAAAACTTTTGTCCATTTAGTGGATTATCATAATCAATTTAATCTTAGTAAAAATGGACTTATGCATAATTTTATAAAAAGTAAAAAAATATTAAAATCCGAAGATATATATAATTTTAAATTAGGTCTGAAATGGGGGAAAAAAGCACCTCAGGATATAAAAAGAAGATATTTGAATATAGAAAATAATTGGAAATAAGAGAGGTGGTATTAATGTTTCAAAAAACTGTATTAAATATAGTGAGCAGTTTTTTACCAGATATATTAAAAAGATATCTACAGCCAGAAGAGATAGACCAAATAATGGCTGATGTGGAGAAAGAAAGACTGCAAGTATTTTCAAAATTACTTGAAAGAGGAGGAATTCTGCATTTATTTTATGTGTATAGTATATTAGTAATATTTCATCATATAATAACTCCTTATCTAACTGCTTTTATGGGAGTTGAAATATATAGTCTTCCTATTCCTGGAGAGTTAACAGCTTTAATTGGAAGTCTTGGTGCAGTGATATTAGGCAAAAAACATTTGGATAAAAAATTGAAAAATTAAATTTAATTGAAAGAATAAATATATCATAAAGAGGGAGTCCTTGTTGGGCTCCTTTTTTATTTCTTAGGAAATTATAATTTGATAAATTTGTTGAAAAAATAAAAAATGTTAATTATTTTGTATTCATATTAGATATATTAATTGAATAAGATTAAAATTGACAGCACAAAAAAGCTGATTGTTAATCAGCTGTTTAGCGATATTCTTTCCAGCAAATGGAGCCTGTATGTATATTAAAATATGATATTTTTTTAACTTTCATTCTGGCATTACATTTAAAACAATAAAAAGGATTTACTCCAAAAGCGTTCCATATTTCAAGTTGATAAAAAGTAGAATTGGAATATTTAGAGACATATTTTCTCATGAATTTCATGATGTTTTTAAGTTCTGATTTAATATTTCTAGAATAGATTCCAAAGCGCCTAATCATTTTGAAATGTTTAGGGGGAATGTGAATAATTAATTTGGAAAGAAATGTTTCCACATCTAAAGTAAGCTCAATTCTTTGTTTATCATCAGCAAGACTTTCATAATAGAAAGTAACCTTATTATCATAGAAATCAACAATTTTATATTCTGCGATAGGAGCTCTTGACAGATATCTGCCAATATATTTAATTGCATAAATATTATTATTTAAATCATTTTTTGCAACATTGAAAAAGAATCTTGTATTTTTGCGATAAAGGTAGTTAGCAGCAGCATAAGCTTTAGCTTTAATTTCAGGCTTGTCATAATTTCCAGATTTAACAATATCAATAACCATTTTTTTCCATTGTCCAGCAATGGAATTGACATGAAAATATTTTTTTTCAAGAAATTGGAAGTTTTTATTGAATCCACCTAAAGTAACAATAGCATGAATATGAGGGTTCCATTTAAGATCGCGCCCAAAGGTATGAATAACAGTAATCAATCCATAATGAATGATATCTGAGTTAGTAAAGTATTTAGAGGAATATTTTGAAATTTTATGAATTCTTTGATTTTTTGCTTTAATGTTATGAAATTGATATTTAAAAACATCATTAACAGCATAAGCAAGCTTAGTTAAAAGGTCTCTATCATAGAAGAAAAACATTCTAAGTTCTTCAGGAATAGTAAAAAGGACACTTCTATGTTTAACATCAATAAGAGAAGTGGAAGTTTTTTCAGTTCAAACAGCAGAATAACGTTTACCACAGGAAGGACAAAATCTAGATTTACAAGTAACTTTAATTTTATGCGCCTCATGACACTTAGGGCATTGAAGAGAGAGAAAAGATTTATCAATAGAACAAGCTAAGAATTTTTGAATAGTCTGTTTAACATCCTCAAAATGTTCATTTTTAAAATATTTCTTGATTTTACCTAAAAGATTTGTTATATTGACTTTAGAGATAATATGTTTGATTTGCATGAATGTCTCCTTTGTATAATTAGGGTGGTAACTATATTATACAAAAAAGAGAGCTGAGTAAAACATTTTTTTTAAATGTTACTCAGCTTTTTTTACTGATTAAATTTGTACAAAAATAATTTTTTATTTATACTTAATCTAGTGTTTTGTTTATTATATAATAATATCTTTAAATTGTAATCTTTCAAAAAAAATGATAAAATAAAGAATGATTTTACAAAATATTAAAGGATGTAGAATATGACAATAATGCCTTTTATCTGCCTTTTTTTAGGAATTGTTATAGGAACAAGAAATCTTTCAAAAGCGATAATGAAAAGAATAGATATATTTACGAATATAGTTGTTATAATTTTAATGACTGTTATTGGAATAAATATAGGCATTAATGAAGAAATAATATCAGAACTTGGAAAAATAGGATGGAATTGTGCAGTTATTTCTATTTTTGGAATGAGTTTTAGTATAGTTTTAACTGTAATGTTAGAGAAAACAGTTCTCCCTTTAGAGAAAATAAAGAACAAAATAAGTCTTGAAAATTTTGGAGAAAAGAAAGATGAACAAAATGAAAATGAAGAGTTATTGTCAGCTATAGCTATTCCAGTAAGTGTAATATCAGGTGTAATAATTGGTATTTTTCTGATAGATAAAACATATGAAATATTTTTAAACTATTCTTTGGTTGCTTCATTGGTAATGTTATATACAGGAGTAGGAATATTTCTTGGAAGTAATTTAAAGATATTAAAATACATAAAAGAAATAGGAATAAAAATTGTATTGATATCTTTGGCAATAATAATTGGAAGTATTTTAGGAGGAGTTATGGCTGGGAGTATACTAGGAATTCCTGTAAATATTTCTGTTATTTCAGCAGGGGGAATGGGATACTACAGCTTGACAGGAGCATTTATGACCAGCAAATTTGGAATAGAAGCTGGAACTTATGGTTTTGTTGTAAATATAATGAGAGAGTTTTTTACTGTGCTTTTTCTTCCTATATTGATTAAAATAAGTAAAGGGAGCACTATTGCTTCTGGAGGAGCAGGAAATATGGACACAATGTTGATGCCTGTTACAAAATTTGTGGGAGCAGAGTTAGGATTAGTAACTCTTATAACAGGAATTATACTAACATTTACTGTACCTATTATTTTGCCAATTTTAGGAAGAATATTTATTATATAAAAATAAGATAAATAAGATTATAATTATTATTCCAGATGCAGCAGAATAAATTAAATTGATTTGGCTGATAATAATACTTGAGGTGAAAAATGAAAAATACTAAAAATGAAAAAAGAAAAATAATATCTTCTGTGACATTAGCAATTGTGGCTTTAGTGTGGGGAACTACTTTTGCTGTGATAAAAGATACTTTAAGCATTGTTCAGCCCTTTTCACTTATGATGCTGAGATTCGGATTTTCAGCTTTGCTTCTTTCTATTCTTTATTTAGGAAAAATAAAAAAAGCAAAGATAAAAGATATAAAGAATGGAAGTATAATAGGAATATTTATGTTTCTGGCATTTTATTTTTTAATAATCAGTATAAAAAATACAACAGTTTCTAAAGTATCTTTCATAATAGGAGCATATGTACTTATAGTTCCATTTCTTGCATGGGTAATAAATAAAAAGAAACCAGATAAGTATGCTGTGGCAGGAGCTGTTTTAGCAACTATAGGGTTAGGATTTTTAACAATTGAAAAAGGAGTGGCATTTAATGTTTGGGATATAGCAGCGGTTTGCTGCTCATTTTTCTTTGCAGCACATATGATAGCAATTGAGAAATATGGAAAGGATTCTGATCCTATACTTATTACTGTAATCCAGTTTATAGTAACAGCAGTGATATTTGTTTTTCTCACAGGATGTTTTGAAGGATATGATTTTTCAATTCTGCCTAGAATAAAATGGACTTTAGGATATCTTGTAGTTATAAGTACAGTTATATCTTTTGCTGTACAGACTGCAGTGCAAAGATATATTTCCTCTACGAGTACTGCTTTAATATTAACTCTTCAATCAGTTTTTGGAGCTATTTTCGCAGTTTGGTATCTTAATGAAAGAATGACTTTTCAAATGGGAATAGGATGTGCATTGGTATTTACAGCAATAGTTACACAGGAAACAAAATGGAAATTTTTAACAAAAAAGGATTAGTAAAAAATGTACTGAAAAGTTCACAGTAATTTCACAAACTCTTGATATATTAAGAATATAAAATCTTTCCCCAAGATGTTTTAATATATAGATAAAAGAAAATCCCTCCAAAGAAGAAGGGATTTTTCTTTTTTTGTGCTTTTTATAAAGAATATTTTTTAGGAGGATTTCCTGAAAAGTCATAAAATACAGCTTCTGCATCCTCTAAATAAAATATTTCAAAAGTAGGGTTAGCAGGTGTCTTATAAATTGATTTTACAAGAGGATTATTTTCTATTATTTCAGATTTTATATTTATATTGTCATCGAAAACAACTTTTCCATGAATTCTAACCCATACTGCTGCTGGAGTAGAAGAACATAACTCTACATATGGATTATTTTTTATTTCCCTCCAAACTTCTTTTTGATTTGAAGTACAGAAGAATAGTTTTCCATTTTTCTCTAACATAAATTGAAATGGACGAACTTTTGGTCTGCCATCCAGACCAATGGTAGCAAAAAACTGTACAGGATTATTTTTTAAAAAATCTAAGATCTCTTTCATATTTATTCCTCCTAAAACTTGTAATTTTATTTCCTTGTATATATAATAAACATATAGAGATGTTATGTAAAGTAAGCACTTTAAAGTTATATAAGCACTAAAAAGATACTATTGAGAAAAAATAATAGTTTGAAAGGAGAAAAAATGAAAAAAAGAGAATTACCTCAATGTCCTGTAGAAATAACTATGGAGCTTATTGGAAATAAATGGAAAGTATTAATATTGAGAGATCTTATGGAGGGAACAAAAAGATTTGGAGAATTAAAAAAATCAATTGGAGAAATAACACAAAAAGTTCTTACACAGAATTTAAGAGCCATGGAGAATGATGGATTGCTTGTGAGAAAAGTTTTTGCTGAAGTTCCTCCAAGAGTTGAATATACTCTTACAAGTACAGGATATAGCCTGAAAAAAATATTGGATTCAATGTTTATATGGGGAGATGAATATAAGAAAAATAATTACTAGAAATTTCACGAAATTTTCACAAACTCCTGATATATTAAGAATATAAAATCTTTCCCCAAGATGTTTTAATATATAGATAAAAGAAAAATCCCTCTCTGAGAAAAAGGGATTTTTTCTTTTTTTGAAATATAATTTTATTTCATTTTAAGAAAACAATAAAGACATAAAGTGAATATTTTAGATATTTTGTAT
This genomic window contains:
- a CDS encoding putative transposase, producing the protein MFFFYDRDLLTKLAYAVNDVFKYQFHNIKAKNQRIHKISKYSSKYFTNSDIIHYGLITVIHTFGRDLKWNPHIHAIVTLGGFNKNFQFLEKKYFHVNSIAGQWKKMVIDIVKSGNYDKPEIKAKAYAAANYLYRKNTRFFFNVAKNDLNNNIYAIKYIGRYLSRAPIAEYKIVDFYDNKVTFYYESLADDKQRIELTLDVETFLSKLIIHIPPKHFKMIRRFGIYSRNIKSELKNIMKFMRKYVSKYSNSTFYQLEIWNAFGVNPFYCFKCNARMKVKKISYFNIHTGSICWKEYR
- a CDS encoding putative transcriptional regulator; this encodes MKKRELPQCPVEITMELIGNKWKVLILRDLMEGTKRFGELKKSIGEITQKVLTQNLRAMENDGLLVRKVFAEVPPRVEYTLTSTGYSLKKILDSMFIWGDEYKKNNY